CCTGTATCTTATATTCCGAAGCAGGGGAAGACGGCTTTGAGAGATTTTATATAAAACCCTGCTATATAGATGATAATATCACAGTTCCCGCAGAAGGAGAACTGGGACTTTATATCCTTGATCATTTAGCCCAGAAATCAAGGGAATTGAATGGGTACCTCTACGTAAATCGGGATTCTATCCAGGCAGAGATCATTCTGGATACCTTGAGTATGCAGGTATATTCTCACGGATTTATAGAATTTGATGATCTGGAACTTAGAGATGAATATTATACTACAGGTCCCATCCTGCTGCATAAAGCCGGGTCATTTTCATCTTTGAATACAATTGATGAAGGAACCGGCTGGGAATTCCGGTTAGGTAGAGAAATTGTCTATCATGGAAATTTTGAGCCGGAAGGGTGCAGTGAATGGGCTATAAATTCAAGTCATGAATGGCTGACCCAGGAAGAACCCTATATGGGTGATAATTCTCTTTGCATTGAGCTGGAATCTTCTGCTGGAGATAATATCATCACAAATCTGGAAGGCAGGATCAAGCTCTATGACGATGTGGATTACTCACTGCATGGCTATATCCGCACCAGTAATACAGAAGATGCCGAGGTGCAGATAAGAACATATGCTAATAGAACCGGAGGGAATTATATTAACATGTACGGCACTCCCCCACTTGATGGAGATAACCCCTGGACATACGTCTGGGCAGATCTGCCGGAGCTGGAGGATAATGAACGGTTTATTGACTACCGATCTACGGTGTATCCACCTCCAGAAGGAACCAGTCAGGGATATTTTGATAATGTGGGATTGATAGGCTGGACAGACTGGACTCCATTTAATGGTGCAGCAGTTGAAGTGGATAGTCCTAATGAATATTATTATATAGAAATGCGTTCCCCTGACCAGGTGGAAACTATCAGGTGGACATATACGGAGAAGAACTATGGCTTTGTGCCGGACCTGGAAAGATTTACTTCACCTGGAGAGATCACCAAAGCTGTTTTAAATCAGAATTATCCTAATCCCTTTAATCCTGAGACGAAAATTACCTTTACCTTGAATCAGACTGCTGATGAAGCAGAAATTGGGATATATAATATCAGGGGTCAGAAAGTGAACAGTCTCCCGGTGGATATCAGCCGGGGTACCGGCAATTACAGCGTGATCTGGCAGGGAAATAATAATAAAGGTATATCTGTCGGCAGTGGGGTTTATTTCTATAGACTTGAGATTGATGGTAAACAAATATCCGCAGGAAAGTGTTTATTATTAAAATAGTATAGGGAGTAGTTATGAGGAAGTTGGTTATAAGTTTTGTATTTATCCTATTGATCAGTGAATTATTCTGCTGTACATTAGGCGTGATCAATGGTTCTGCTACAGCAGATGGGCGTCCCATAATCTGGAAATCAAGAGAAGCAGGGAATAATGTGCATGTGACGCATGAAGATGGCTATACTTATGAATATATAGGCTCAGGTAATAGCGGATCAGAATATGTGTGGATGGGTATGAATGAGACGGGTCTGGCAATTGCAAATGCCCTTTCTGGTGATCTGCAAAGATTACCCGGCAATGGAGACTGCATGCTGCAGGCTTTGCGCAATTATTCTACAGTGGCAGAATTTCTTACCTTTCTGGACAGCACAAATGTGTCTGGTAGAGAAACGCACACTAATTATGTGATGATGGATGCCACGGGAGCTGCTGTGGTACTGGAAGTGGCACCTAATGATTATTGGCTTTATGATACCGCTGATACGCAATATGGCTTTCTGATCAGGGATAATTTTTCTATCGCAGGTGGAGGAACTCCTACCTTCAGATATACGATGATGAATCATGTACTTGCGGATCTTGCTGAAGCTGGTCCTATAGAATGGGAAGATATATTTCCTCAGATACTCAGGGGGTTTTATGACGAAGAAGAAAACCTGCTGGATGTACCCTTTGAAGACAGGTGGAGTATTAATTCCAATTATGGCTATCTTTCCACTGCCTATAGTAATAATGGTAACAGCTTTTCATCAGTAGCCCTGATGCATGGCTCAACCCCAAATGAACCTGCCTGGCTAAGCACCATGTGGACGAATCTGGGAGTACCTGTCAGCGGGATTGCCCTCCCCTATTGGGCAGTTTGCCCCTCAGTACCTCAGCCGGCATCAGGCAGTCCATCTGTTCCATTAACTGATCGGGCTACCCAGATCAGGCAATTGATCTATAATGCGACGCCAGCGAACTTTGCAGACTCCTGGTTATTACGGAACCCAAATGGTACCGGTTACTGGGATGTGGCAAGGGCTTATGAAGAAGAACACTTTGCCCAGATAAATGAATTGAGGGAGCAGTGGATAAATGATCCACCTACTATCAATGAACTGCAGGCACTGGAAATTCAGATCTGCAATGAAGGCTATCAAGTGGTGATGGACTGGCAGCCGGAATATAACTATCTGCCGGACTTTATCTGCGATACCACTATTGGTGAAGTGCCTTTAACTGTACACTTTGAAGATCACACTCTGCATGCTCCAGATTCACTTGCCTGGGATTTTGATGCTGATGGTATCATTGATTCCATTCTCACAGATAGTTTAGGGTATGGAGCAGAATATACTTATACTGAACCAGGAATATACTCACCGGTTTTTTATGCCTGGCATGATACCGTGCTGGACTCAGTGCAGGCAGAAGACCTGATCACTGTGGAATATCCTGATGTTACTTATTTGACAGCTTCTAAAGATACTATCGTGTGTGATCTTGATGATGAGCTTGATGAAGAAATCACTATCTATAATACTGGTGATTATCCTGTGACTTTGCAGGATATCTATTTCACGACCTTAGATGGTTATCCACACCCTGAGCCGGTTCTATTCTATTGGAGTTTTATTGATGAACTCGAGCTGCCTTTGGTAATGGCTGCGGGAGACAGTTGTGAAATATTGGTCTCTCCAGAATTGATATTTCGTGAATATTGGGGTGAAACAATGATCTTTGAAGCTGATCTGGATACCCTTAATATTCCCTGCCTTTATGATGAAGATCTGTGGAATATTGGTGATGAAGATGAAGATACCATTGCACCAGCAAAACCATACCTCAGGAATTATCCTAATCCTTTTAATCCCAACACAACGGTATCGTTCTACGTACCACAATCTGGCATGGTGGAACTTGCTATTTATAACCAGAAGGGTCAGAAAGTGAGTACTCTGCTTGATCAGGTTATGGATAAGGGAGATAATGAAATTACCTGGTCAGGAAAAAATGATCAGGGTGAAAGTTGCAGTTCGGGTATTTACCTGATCAAACTCAGCATGGATGATCAAACCAGGCTTATCACAAGGTGTCTTCTTCTGAAATAGTAGGTTGACAGCAGGGGGAATGGATAAAATTTAGCCTGATCAGAAAGAAAGAAGGTGATGTGATGAAGAAAATAATGTTACTGAGTATATTATTGGTCCTGACAATCGGGATAATGGCAGATCCGCCGGCAGGATACTATGATGGCTGCGATGGTTTGATGGGCAATCAGTTAAAAACCACTTTGCATAATATTATCGATGATCACGTAGAATATTCTTATAATGCTCTGCGTGACTATATATTACCATATACAGATCAGGATATCAATAACAGCGATAATGTGATACTGCTCTATACGGGCTGGTCAAGACCGATTGATGAGTTTGGTGGTGATATTGACGAATGGAATCGTGAACATGTGTGGGCAAAATCCCATGGAGACTTTGGTAATAATCCACCCTGCGGCACTGATGCGCATCATCTCCGACCTACTGATGTGAGTGTGAATAGTCGTCGGGGCAATCTGGATTTTGATAATGGCGGAAATCTGTATATAGATGGTGATGGTGATACGGGCTGCTATTATGACAGCAATAGCTGGGAACCTCGCGATGAGGTGAAAGGCGATGTGGCAAGGATGATATTTTATATGACAGTACGCTATGAGGGTGATTCAGGAGAACTTGATCTGGAAATGGTAGATGAGGTAAATACTAGCCCTGAACCGGAATTTGGTAAGATGAGCACTCTGCTGGAATGGCATTTCCAAGACCCTCCAGACGCCTGGGAGATGAGACGCAACGACCGGGTATATGAATATCAGGAAAACAGAAATCCCTTTATTGATCATCCGGAATATGTAT
This region of Candidatus Stygibacter australis genomic DNA includes:
- a CDS encoding FlgD immunoglobulin-like domain containing protein, encoding MRKLVISFVFILLISELFCCTLGVINGSATADGRPIIWKSREAGNNVHVTHEDGYTYEYIGSGNSGSEYVWMGMNETGLAIANALSGDLQRLPGNGDCMLQALRNYSTVAEFLTFLDSTNVSGRETHTNYVMMDATGAAVVLEVAPNDYWLYDTADTQYGFLIRDNFSIAGGGTPTFRYTMMNHVLADLAEAGPIEWEDIFPQILRGFYDEEENLLDVPFEDRWSINSNYGYLSTAYSNNGNSFSSVALMHGSTPNEPAWLSTMWTNLGVPVSGIALPYWAVCPSVPQPASGSPSVPLTDRATQIRQLIYNATPANFADSWLLRNPNGTGYWDVARAYEEEHFAQINELREQWINDPPTINELQALEIQICNEGYQVVMDWQPEYNYLPDFICDTTIGEVPLTVHFEDHTLHAPDSLAWDFDADGIIDSILTDSLGYGAEYTYTEPGIYSPVFYAWHDTVLDSVQAEDLITVEYPDVTYLTASKDTIVCDLDDELDEEITIYNTGDYPVTLQDIYFTTLDGYPHPEPVLFYWSFIDELELPLVMAAGDSCEILVSPELIFREYWGETMIFEADLDTLNIPCLYDEDLWNIGDEDEDTIAPAKPYLRNYPNPFNPNTTVSFYVPQSGMVELAIYNQKGQKVSTLLDQVMDKGDNEITWSGKNDQGESCSSGIYLIKLSMDDQTRLITRCLLLK
- a CDS encoding endonuclease — its product is MKKIMLLSILLVLTIGIMADPPAGYYDGCDGLMGNQLKTTLHNIIDDHVEYSYNALRDYILPYTDQDINNSDNVILLYTGWSRPIDEFGGDIDEWNREHVWAKSHGDFGNNPPCGTDAHHLRPTDVSVNSRRGNLDFDNGGNLYIDGDGDTGCYYDSNSWEPRDEVKGDVARMIFYMTVRYEGDSGELDLEMVDEVNTSPEPEFGKMSTLLEWHFQDPPDAWEMRRNDRVYEYQENRNPFIDHPEYVSRIWFGTDIEDTTIMPVTNIELYPNPFNPALNLSCMLPDEDFLSVNIYNQKGQLIDRIANSIQPSGLWKYTWSNNNLPTGVYLIRFSTPQFSQTKKVVLLK